GCAATCTCTTTGGGATACTTTTTTTTAAGTTTGGCGATGATTGTATGGGCATGATTTGGTTTTTTGTCTTTTAATTCGATTCTTCTTTGATCATAAAAATCTAACGTCTGAGCTCGATTACTCACCAAACATCCCACGGTGCAAATATCCTCAACACGATATTTTTCCCATAACCCATCACTGTCTCGAAACGTACTGATACCAGATTCAGCACTCACACCAGCCCCCGTTAAAATGATGACTTTTGACATCTTTTGCTCCTTTTGATTTTCTCATCAAATAGAGGTTTATTGTATAGCAAATCGATTTATATTCAAATAAATAACTCCATTGCATCATAGTATCATGATAAGAAGTTAATCATAACTTGGCTAAAATGACAAAAAACTTATAGGAAATTTTATGTTACGCTCACTTCAACTTTTCGAAATCGCACAAACATGCAAAGACCTCTTTATTGAGGGATTTTATACCCAAAAAGATATTCAATACAAAGGAACGGTTGATTTAGTCACACAATATGACAAAGAAATCGAAAAAAAGCTGACTCAAAAATTACAAGAAGTCTTTCCCATGTATACGGTGGTTGGGGAAGAAAATACTCAAACCATCACCTATCCCAAGCGTGCCATCTATCTAGACCCGATTGATGGGACGACCAATTTCGTACATGGCATCCCCCATTGTGCCATCAGCATCGGAATGTGGGAAGATGGTCTACCCGTTGCCGCGCTTGTTTACAATCCCATACTCGATGAGGCCTTTCGTGCCGATGTTGGAAAAGGCGCGTTTTTAGGAGAGAAACAACTTCACGTCTCCACCCAAACCCTACTCCAACAATCTCTCATCGCCACAGGATTTCCTTATACTAAAGTCAAAAAAGGGAAAGATTATCAATGGGTGATACAGTGCCTTAGTAATCTCTTGCCATTGTGTCGTGATATTAGGCGCTTTGGTGCGGCTTCTTTGGATCTTTGTTATTTAGCCAAAGGGACTTTTGATGCGTATTATGAGTGCAATCTCAAGCCTTGGGATGTGAGTGCGGGAGTGCTCATCTTACAAGAAGCCGGCGGTCGGTTCACTAATGAAAAAGCCCAACCGTACCGCTTGTCAGATCACATCATCGTCGCGAGTAATGGCCACATTCATGAGGCACTCTTAGCGCAACTTTGAGTTAGGATAATGTTTCGATTATCTCTGCTGTCGTCCCGCGCTCGCCGATTCGAGGGAAAATGTACTGGACGCTGTGATTGTGTGCCTCAAGCACGCGATCACTCATCGCATCAAGAGCAAAAGTAAGGTTATAACCCAATTCACTCGCTGCGCGTGCGGTACCCTCCACACCAATACTGGTTGAAATACCGCCTAAGACGATTCCGGTGATATTTTTCTCTTGTAATTTTCGGTGTAATGCAGTGTTATAAAAAGCATTCCATGTATTTTTGGTCACATAGATATCTTTGGGTTCTACCTCTAATACTGGAGAGATTTTCAAAAAGGCATCTTGCTTCACTTCGGTATCAAGTACTTGGCTCATATCTCCAGATACTTCGACGCGCACGCGTGTCCATGTAGCGCCAATGGGATTGACATTGACGATAACAATCGGCAATTTAGCGTGACGAAACGCGCGTATTAAACTATTGGCATTGGCAAGCAGTTGATCGATAGGATGTGCTTTTTCTCCCGCGATAATGCCTTGCTGTAGGTCGATTAAAACCAACGCTGTCTTTTCATCGAGTTTACTCATCATTATCATACTCCTTTATTCACTTCACTGAGGATACGCCACCACATTCACATTTTTGAGTTTATTATCAACGATGGTGTATTCAAGTTCAGTCCCTTGCATCAATCTTTGTTTAACATAACATACCAATCCATTGTCTAATGTCGTTTTATATGCTTCGATTTCATTGCCAGATAATGCTCCGATAATCCCACCGATTGCCGCACCGATTAGAGCGCCTTTGACATTATCGCCACCAACCAAAGCACCACCCACCGCACCGACGCCGACACCTGTGAGTACCGCAACTTGAGAATTATCGACGATGACTTTCTCTTGTGAAACGACATAAGCTTGATGAAAGACACGGGAGACTTTGTTGCCATCGGGAGTATTAACCGCCATTCCATTACTCGCACACCCACCAAAACCTAACAATGCACTGAATACTATTGCCACACTAATGATTATCTTTTTCATCTGTTTTCTCCTTATGATTGCCTCTACAAGAGGTATCTTTCATGATATTATTCCATTTTTTGTCAAACAGTTTCTTAACAAATTTTTCTTGATGCGGCACAATACAGTTGGAGCAATCTTGATGCAAGGCATCCTTACTCTCAAAAATCGCACCTTTTTTGTGATGAATACTGCAAAAGCTATAAAGTCGCTTTTCACCTACCTTGTGACTTCCCGTATCATCAAACCGAAAATAGGGACAAGCACACAAATAGCAGTTGAGTTTTTCCATATCATGACACTTTTTATTTTGAGCATAAAGGGGACAAAAATCTGGCTCTTTTTGTACCATATTGTCATAATCAAAATAGGTGATAATCGCCTCAATACTGTTGCCTTCAAGTTTCGCCATAATGGCAGCGTGTTTTTTGGAGTGCGCATCACACCATTGCTGATAGGTCATACATCCTCTTTAAACTGATTTTGTTCTATTGTAACACAAAAAATCAAACGAATATCAGAAAATTTCACAAACTAAATCCTCTTACATCATTTTATGCTACTATATCTTAAACAATAGCTAGGGAGTGACGATGCAAGAGGCATATCAAAAGATAAATGCAAATGACGACCAGCACAGGACGCTTGTAGCACAACAATCTTTGAATACCTTAATAGCAGCAGCCCCAAATATGAACGATTTGATTCAATTTCACCGAAATCACAAATTTTTCTTGCAATCAAAAGATGAGCGCCTTTATCGTGAGCTTGGATACATTGTCGGAAATCATGAGAACAAAAGCTTGCATGAGATAATAGCGCAGTATCAGAGCTGTTTTCACATAATCATCAAGAAAAAAACGACACTAAAACAAAGCGTTAACGCCGTACAACACATGGCAGGCTTTCTCAAAAATGACCTCACCAAAGCAGAAAAAACACAACTTCATCAACACATTGAAGAGGTTGCACAACAGCGTGACGCTATGAGTGCCATCTTGCGCACATTGAAGCGTTATGCTCGCAAATATAACAATACCTATCTTCTCAATCAGACATTGCTAAATCTCTGTTACCAAGAGGTGAAGCAACACAAAAGATAAGCTATAAAGATGCATCGCAAGATTAAAATTCAGGCATAATAGCATAAGAAAAATATTGGAGCGAAAATGGTAAAATATCTCTTAATACTCGTCATGACATTACATCTTTTTGGAGGAGCCCCTATGAGCATTTATGATATTGAGGTCAAAACCATCGATGGCAAAACTATCACGCTTGAGAAGTATAAAGGGGAGGTTATGTTGATTGTCAATGTCGCCAGTAAATGTGGATTTACACCCCAATACAAGGGCTTGGAAGATTTATACGCAAAATATCATGAGAGGGGATTTCGTATCTTAGGATTTCCATGCAATCAGTTTCTCTCACAAGAACCCGGAAGCAATCAAGAGATTGCCAAGTTTTGCTCACTCACCTATGGGGTGACATTTGATATGTTTGCCAAAATTGATGTCAATGGCGATACGGCACACCCGCTTTATCAATATCTCAAAGCCCAAGAACCTGGTTTCATGGGAACGGAATTTATCAAGTGGAATTTTACAAAGTTTTTAGTCGATAGACAGGGGAATGTCATCAAACGTTATGCGCCATCAACAGAACCAAAAGAGATAGAAAAAGATATCGAAAAATTATTATAAAGGAATCATGATGTTAAAAGAATTACTCTATACCGGAATGGGAGCAGCTGTTGTTTTTAAAGAACGAGTCGAAGATGAGATGAAAAAGCTTGAAGAAAAAGGCAAAATCAATACCCAAGATGCCAAAAGTTTTTTAGAATCCATCGAGA
This genomic window from Sulfurospirillum sp. 1612 contains:
- a CDS encoding YbgA family protein; the protein is MQEAYQKINANDDQHRTLVAQQSLNTLIAAAPNMNDLIQFHRNHKFFLQSKDERLYRELGYIVGNHENKSLHEIIAQYQSCFHIIIKKKTTLKQSVNAVQHMAGFLKNDLTKAEKTQLHQHIEEVAQQRDAMSAILRTLKRYARKYNNTYLLNQTLLNLCYQEVKQHKR
- a CDS encoding isochorismatase family protein; translation: MMSKLDEKTALVLIDLQQGIIAGEKAHPIDQLLANANSLIRAFRHAKLPIVIVNVNPIGATWTRVRVEVSGDMSQVLDTEVKQDAFLKISPVLEVEPKDIYVTKNTWNAFYNTALHRKLQEKNITGIVLGGISTSIGVEGTARAASELGYNLTFALDAMSDRVLEAHNHSVQYIFPRIGERGTTAEIIETLS
- a CDS encoding YMGG-like glycine zipper-containing protein, which codes for MKKIIISVAIVFSALLGFGGCASNGMAVNTPDGNKVSRVFHQAYVVSQEKVIVDNSQVAVLTGVGVGAVGGALVGGDNVKGALIGAAIGGIIGALSGNEIEAYKTTLDNGLVCYVKQRLMQGTELEYTIVDNKLKNVNVVAYPQ
- a CDS encoding glutathione peroxidase, encoding MSIYDIEVKTIDGKTITLEKYKGEVMLIVNVASKCGFTPQYKGLEDLYAKYHERGFRILGFPCNQFLSQEPGSNQEIAKFCSLTYGVTFDMFAKIDVNGDTAHPLYQYLKAQEPGFMGTEFIKWNFTKFLVDRQGNVIKRYAPSTEPKEIEKDIEKLL
- a CDS encoding inositol monophosphatase family protein encodes the protein MLRSLQLFEIAQTCKDLFIEGFYTQKDIQYKGTVDLVTQYDKEIEKKLTQKLQEVFPMYTVVGEENTQTITYPKRAIYLDPIDGTTNFVHGIPHCAISIGMWEDGLPVAALVYNPILDEAFRADVGKGAFLGEKQLHVSTQTLLQQSLIATGFPYTKVKKGKDYQWVIQCLSNLLPLCRDIRRFGAASLDLCYLAKGTFDAYYECNLKPWDVSAGVLILQEAGGRFTNEKAQPYRLSDHIIVASNGHIHEALLAQL